In Tissierellales bacterium, the DNA window ATTTTTATTACTGTTCTGATATATGAAATAACCATATGTCTTTCTCAAAGAATGTGGACTAATCTTTTGTAGCCCAAATATTTTAGCTGCAGTGTTTAAAATGTTATAAGCTTGTTGTCTAGATATTGGTTTGTTGCTCCCCTGTCTCGATGCTATCAAGTACTCATAATCTGATTTATTCTCAACATAATTTGCTATGATTTTCTTGATATTTGGATTTAGTTTGTATGTATTCTTCTTACTTGTTTTGCTTTCCACTACATTCAAAGACTCCTTGTTTCTAACATCTCTCACCTGGAGTTCCAATATATCTGACACCCTAAGCCCTGTGTATATTCCCATCATAAATAGAACATAATTTCTCTCACTTTGAAGTCTGAGATATTCTGCTATTTGGTCTATCATGACACGATCTTTGATAGGCTTGACATCATTCACACTTGATCACCTTCCATTCTTTAGAACAGTCTAGCTTTTTGAAGCATTTCTGGAATGGACAATAATAGGTTTCTCCAGATTTCTTTATCCATTCGCAATTAGAACACTTCGTCTTCGACCATTTCTCCTTTGGTACTCTGATTGCCATCTCTCTCACCTCCTGTTTTTGGGCATAAAAAAGACACCGCCGACTTGGGGTGTCTCTCGTTTATCTATTTTTCCTTAGTACCATAATAACATGGAAATTATGGGTGGAGTGCAAGGTCTTTGCAAGGTGTTTTTAGAGTAGAAACTGAGTTGTTTCAAAAAGTGCTTTTATATTGAATGCATACTCTTCTATTTCCGACACTTGTCCATATAGTTTTTTAACTATATATTTACAAAATCTAAATTCTATACCGCCTTCTCCATTCAATTCAATTTGATTTAGTGAATCACTAATATTTCTCGAATTAAAAACCATTGTTGGACTTAAATTATTTAACTTAGGACTGAA includes these proteins:
- a CDS encoding tyrosine-type recombinase/integrase, translating into MNDVKPIKDRVMIDQIAEYLRLQSERNYVLFMMGIYTGLRVSDILELQVRDVRNKESLNVVESKTSKKNTYKLNPNIKKIIANYVENKSDYEYLIASRQGSNKPISRQQAYNILNTAAKIFGLQKISPHSLRKTYGYFIYQNSNKN